The genome window TTACCGCCAAAGATCCAGAGGCCTACGGAATCCAAAGCCGAGGCCGAATGGTAGGCCGCCGTGATCGGTAGATCGGTGGCCGTTGACCAAGTATTGGCGAAGGGAGTATAAGCCCCGACCTTGTTAAGATATCCATTGCTTGCATCCCAGCCGCCTATCATATACAGGGAATCGTTGAGGGAGGCAGCCGCGCCGAAAGCCACTACCCAGGGGATGGCGGCCCTGCTCGCCCAGGCATTGGTCACCGGATTGTACTTGATGTGCGTTTGAAGTACTGAGCCATCAAGCTTCCGTCCACCAATGCAATGTACCCTTTTTGTCCCCAAGCTGTCTAAAGTGGCAAACCCGATCCCGGCCCGGCCAAATGACGGTCCTCCCAACAGGGCTTTTTTGGTTACCCAGCTGTTAGAACCAGGCAGGTACAATTCCACGGTATCCAATCCGGGGAAGACCTCATTTAAGCCCCCTACGGCATAAACGGTGTCGGCTATGCTGGCCACACCCAAAAACGCTCTGGGGGTGGGCATGCCGGCCAGGCCGGTGACCCAGGCATCACTTCCCGGCACATAGGCTTCGATGGTGGCTAACGGAAGGCTGTCGTTGTCGTAACCGCCGATCACATAGATGATGCTGTCCCCCACCGTGGCCGCTCCCAGCCCATAACGTGACGTAGGCATTGAGGTCAGGCTGGTCCATGGGTCACCCCTAGAAGTGTCGGCTGCCGGATCATAGCAGAAAACTGTGTTGGTGGCGCCCAGATAGTCGCGCCCTCCGAACAAGTAGACCTTCCCGCCGGCCATGGCCGAGGCCGAGCCATATCGCCAGGAAGGCATGGTCGATTTCTTTTGCCAAATCAGGCTGGAGATATTGTTGGCCTGCTTTAGCGAAAGGCTCGCCAAAGACGTGGAATCGGTTACTACCCCGATCCCGGACATCGAATCGGACGCGAACCAATCGACCGAGACCAGAATGTTATAAGTATCAGAGGCCAGGCCGGGAATGCTGTAATGGCCATCTGAACCGCTAATGGCGGAAACGGTATCGGCCGTCCTGGCGGCTTTGATCGTCGCCCCGGCAATCGGAGTGATGCCGTCCAGCTTGGTTATCAGGCCGTCTATCCAGCCGGTCAGGGAATGCATCGTATGATTGATGACCGAAGCAGAATCCCCGGCCAGCATGATGCCGGGCACCGTATCGGTCCGGCAGTAAGGAGCAGTGAAGATCAGGGTATCCCCGGCAGTGATTTCCAAACCGGAAAACTGATAATATCCGGAAATATCGGAAAAAGTGGAGTCACTATTGGCACCCCGGATATAGATCTTGGCCATCTTTACCGGAGTGATCCCATCGGCCCGGACGATGTCGCCCGACAGGTCGGCCCGTGAGGATATCAGGGTCAGGTTGTTTCCCCCATTATCCTGCTCATTGGTGACGGTTACATTGCTCAAGCTGGCAGACAGATAATTCACCGCCGAGGCCACCAGAGAATCGTACAGTCCGCCGGATATATTGCTGATGAAATACCTTCCGTTGTCATCCGCATAGGCCGAGTCAAGAGACGCCACCCCCTGATAGGCCACCACTTTGGCCCCGGGGATCGGCCCCCTTCCCGCGGTCCTTTCCACCATGCCGGAGACCGATCCGGCCAGGGCCGAAATAGCGGCTGATGGATTATTCCAGATATAAAGGGCCGAATCCGAAGCCGCCTGAAGTTCGGCCAGAGTATTTCCCGCCACCACGGCAAAGACCGCTCTGGCGGTATCGCCCGGATCCATGGTCCAGGGGCCGACCGAGGTCAGAACATTCTTGGCCGAAAGCTCCGGCTTGTAATTTTTTACCCAGACACTGGGAAGCCCCAGATAGCGGTATGTCACCCAAACGCTATGGTAATCATCGGAAGAAAAGGGAATGCCCAGGGTGATGGTGCCGGTGGCCGGATCATAACTGCCGCCCGGGTATCTATCTGTATTGCTGTCGTCGTAAACCCCTAATATCTCGACTATTTTGGACAGGTCCAGCTCGGAGATGTCCAGGGTATCATCCTGCGGAAGCCAGGATGCATCATGCATGAATGTTGAATACCTTTCAAAAACCAAAGTATCCGGATCGATCGGCACCGCCAGGCTGATCATCCCGGAGGACTTGTCAAATGACCCTCCGGTATAATAATTAGTGCCGGTGCCGGAGCTGTCCTTGGCCCAATAGACCCCTTCCACATTCTGAACCGCATAGGGATCTATCTGCAAAGTATAGCTATCCCAGGGTGTGGTGATGACCTTGTTGTAATAATAATTATAGGATACCGCCACATTGTTTATCCGGTAATAATAGTCCACATAAAGCTGGGCTCCGCCGTAATAGGGGGTGCCCAGGGTGATCAAGCCGCTGGCCGGATCGAAGCTGCCTCCGGTATAATAGTTGACGCCGGTATCCAGCGGATTGTCATAAACCCCGGCCACCGAGGCCACCGGGATCACCGAGACCGTCAGGGTCAGGGTGTCGCTGGGCCAGACCTCCTCGCTGTTGATCAAGGCGGTCCGGTCGGCTTTGGGCGTCCCCAGATAGATCATCCCCTTTTCGGCATCAAACGATCCTCCGGCGTAATAATTGGTGCCCAGATGGTTGGTATCGTTGACATCCCACACCCCCTCCACATCGGTGATGACCTGTCCGAAGAAATCAAGGCGGAGGGTGTCAAAAGTGGTCACCGGAGCATTGACCTTTTGGATGTCGGCCACATCCGATCTGTTCCGGCTCAGGTAAAAATACTTGCTGTAGGGATTCAGGGGATCGTCGTCGCTGTAAGGCTCCATCCTGAGGCCGAACCAGCTGGAAGCCCCGCTCAGCCCGGCCGGGCTGCCAGAGGGATCCATTGCCTGCAACAATCTGATGCCCAGAAATTGGGGATTGACCCCGTAGCTGTTGGAGCAGGAGAACGAATCGGCCGTGATCCACAGCAGGTTCCGCCCCCCCCCGTTCACCGGATCGGAAGAGCTGTCAAAACCGCAGAAATCGAGGTTGGATGAATTATTGGCGGCATCCCGGAAAACCGTGGGCAGATGGTAAAGCCCGGCATACAGGCTGTCCACCTTTTCTCCCCCGGCATTCTCCAGCTTATAGTTCAGGATGTAAAATTTGTCTATCGGCGAATAACTCCACTGATGCACCGTCAGATCCGCCTTGATGCCCAGCTTAATACCCTGGTTGGCGGCATTGCTGGTGTCCGACCAACCGGCTGAAAGTTCCAGTGGCGAAACAGCCCCCGGGATAGCGGCTGATACCAGGCCGCCGTCGTCATTCCATTCGCTGCTGATAATGCCGTTTCCATCGATATATCCGGCGCTGACCCCGAAATGTTTTTTATTGTCGATGGACCCTCCCACCCACAGGCTGCCCAGTTTCAGCAGCGACTTAGCGTCATGATAGGGAAATAATCCGGCCGGAAGGTACTGGGCGTCGGTGGTATCCCCCATCAGGTTGTTTGATAACAGGTCGGTCCTCAAGGCCCCGGCATTGATGGTGGCCCGGTCGGACTGGGCCAGTCCCCAGCCGGCCGCCAGCGACAAAACAAATGCGATGGACAATAATTTTTTCATGGGTCCCTCCGAATTTTTGATGAATATTTTCATAACAGCTTTAAGTATAAGACATAACACCATTAAAAGTCAACAGTTTCCTTGCTCTCAAGTTTCAAATGACAGGCAAATATGAGCATTATTGATTGATCCAAAACAAATTGACGCCCCTGCCTTCAGGGGCGTCAATTATAGGCCAAGGATGGCTATTTGATAAGCGTGATCTTCTTGGTGGATTTGTAGCTGCCGGCCTCCAGCGAGTAGAAATATACTCCGTTGGACATGGTCTGGCCCTTATCATTCTTGCCGTTCCATACGCTAGAATAGTAACCGGCCGGCCGGACCTCGTTGACCAGGGTATTGACCAGCTGTCCGGTGATGTTGTAGATCTTCAGGCTGACATTTGAGGCAGCCGGCAGCTGGAATCTGATCTCGGCCTGTCCGGAGAAGGGATTGGGTATGGGAGCCCCCAGGGCAAACGACGCCGGCCCCAAAGTCCTGACCTCGATCGGCCCGTAAGCTGTCCGGTCCCCGCTCCGTGATACCTCCACCAGCTGGTAATAGTAGACCTTCTGGGGAGCGACCGAAGCATCAAAATACTGGTACTCGGTAGGCTGGTTGGTGGTTCCCTGGGCCTCCTTTTCGGCGATCTTGATATATGGTCCGGCGGCCGATGCGCTTCTCTCAATTTCCCAAAGATCGGAATCCAGCTCGGACTGGGTGGCCCATTTGAGGGTCACCCCCTGGGTGGAGACCAGATGGTTGAAGGAGGAGAGCGAGACCGCGCCCGGGGTGCTGATGCCGCTTAGAACGGTCAGGGTTGCAGTGGACCAGGCCCCCCAGTTGTTGACCGATTTGGCCGTCGAATTGTCCTGAGCCCTTAAATAGACGGTGTAGATTCCCGGGGTCCACCCATCGGTTGAAATACCGCCGTGAGCCTTCTCGTAGATGCTGCCCCATGATCCGTCGGTGGGAGAAAGGTTGCCGATATAGGAGCTGGCGCCCACCCGGACCGAGCATCTGACTGCGCCTATGCCGGAAAGCCCGGTGCTGGAATCGGAGGCATCGCAGGAAACTATAAAACCGTTGCCGGCCTGGTTGCCCACCGGGTTGCGGGCGAATTTTATGGTCCCAGGGACTATCACCGGCCCGGTGAAGTCGTTGCCCACCCGCTGGATGGTGAAATTGCCCACCGTATCGAAGCCGCTCATGGCCGGATAAAGGCCCTTGTCCTGAACCCTGACCCTTACCTGATACTTGCTGCCGTTCTCCCGGGTGGTGATGTCCCAAGTATATGGCGAAGCAGCCAGAGAGGTGGTCTTAAGCAGGGTGTTCCAGCTGGCCCCCTCGTTGTTGGAGTATTCCACCCAGGTGGTGTCGATGGTGGCCCCGCCCT of Candidatus Edwardsbacteria bacterium contains these proteins:
- a CDS encoding carboxypeptidase regulatory-like domain-containing protein, which produces MKKLLSIAFVLSLAAGWGLAQSDRATINAGALRTDLLSNNLMGDTTDAQYLPAGLFPYHDAKSLLKLGSLWVGGSIDNKKHFGVSAGYIDGNGIISSEWNDDGGLVSAAIPGAVSPLELSAGWSDTSNAANQGIKLGIKADLTVHQWSYSPIDKFYILNYKLENAGGEKVDSLYAGLYHLPTVFRDAANNSSNLDFCGFDSSSDPVNGGGRNLLWITADSFSCSNSYGVNPQFLGIRLLQAMDPSGSPAGLSGASSWFGLRMEPYSDDDPLNPYSKYFYLSRNRSDVADIQKVNAPVTTFDTLRLDFFGQVITDVEGVWDVNDTNHLGTNYYAGGSFDAEKGMIYLGTPKADRTALINSEEVWPSDTLTLTVSVIPVASVAGVYDNPLDTGVNYYTGGSFDPASGLITLGTPYYGGAQLYVDYYYRINNVAVSYNYYYNKVITTPWDSYTLQIDPYAVQNVEGVYWAKDSSGTGTNYYTGGSFDKSSGMISLAVPIDPDTLVFERYSTFMHDASWLPQDDTLDISELDLSKIVEILGVYDDSNTDRYPGGSYDPATGTITLGIPFSSDDYHSVWVTYRYLGLPSVWVKNYKPELSAKNVLTSVGPWTMDPGDTARAVFAVVAGNTLAELQAASDSALYIWNNPSAAISALAGSVSGMVERTAGRGPIPGAKVVAYQGVASLDSAYADDNGRYFISNISGGLYDSLVASAVNYLSASLSNVTVTNEQDNGGNNLTLISSRADLSGDIVRADGITPVKMAKIYIRGANSDSTFSDISGYYQFSGLEITAGDTLIFTAPYCRTDTVPGIMLAGDSASVINHTMHSLTGWIDGLITKLDGITPIAGATIKAARTADTVSAISGSDGHYSIPGLASDTYNILVSVDWFASDSMSGIGVVTDSTSLASLSLKQANNISSLIWQKKSTMPSWRYGSASAMAGGKVYLFGGRDYLGATNTVFCYDPAADTSRGDPWTSLTSMPTSRYGLGAATVGDSIIYVIGGYDNDSLPLATIEAYVPGSDAWVTGLAGMPTPRAFLGVASIADTVYAVGGLNEVFPGLDTVELYLPGSNSWVTKKALLGGPSFGRAGIGFATLDSLGTKRVHCIGGRKLDGSVLQTHIKYNPVTNAWASRAAIPWVVAFGAAASLNDSLYMIGGWDASNGYLNKVGAYTPFANTWSTATDLPITAAYHSASALDSVGLWIFGGKTADTYISDDIYFGYKAGGITGLCNTTTDGPVVGALVSAISDSKVKNTEATDNSGYYTLAGLEPGRYNVHIYKAGVMDTVISDVVVRWGRITDIGPVTGVSGGKPGVVVSSFALHPSYPNPARGFCHISYQIPSNSRVELAVYNVLGQKVKTLVSGNKPAGSYSIKWAGDDGRGQKVANGIYIYRLQMNSGTENKTATKKLVLLR